In Candidatus Dependentiae bacterium, a single genomic region encodes these proteins:
- the pheS gene encoding phenylalanine--tRNA ligase subunit alpha yields the protein MQALIETINRVRQEFQDKLTQAADLKALEEVRVQFLGKKGPISELLGELKNLSTDQKKEVGPALNQLRQDAEQQIKDRREALVVQAAQAADFKKEHFDVTAHKTGLATGHLHPFTPFIEEIENIFISMGYQVLDGPELETDFYNFTALNIPQDHPARDMYDTFWTDLPGHLLRTHTSNVQVRAMQSKELPLAAIVPGRTYRHEAVDASHDFMFMQCEGFYVDKNVNLSHLFATAQAFLKALFKKNELDIRIRPGFFPFVEPGIEIDMRCVFCTSGCSVCKRSTWIEVFPCGMIHPNVLRAGGIDPDVYSGFAFGFGLTRLAMLSYGIDDIRHVYGGKLKFLEQF from the coding sequence ATGCAGGCCTTAATTGAAACAATCAATCGTGTCAGACAGGAATTTCAGGATAAACTTACTCAAGCGGCCGATCTCAAGGCTCTTGAGGAGGTTCGGGTTCAGTTTCTTGGTAAAAAAGGACCTATTTCAGAACTCCTGGGTGAGCTAAAAAATTTATCGACCGATCAGAAAAAAGAGGTAGGACCGGCGCTTAACCAGCTACGACAAGATGCTGAGCAGCAGATCAAAGATCGTCGCGAAGCGCTTGTGGTCCAGGCAGCTCAAGCGGCAGATTTTAAAAAAGAGCACTTTGATGTGACTGCCCATAAAACAGGTCTTGCCACTGGTCACCTCCATCCATTTACGCCATTTATAGAAGAAATTGAAAATATCTTTATTTCAATGGGATATCAGGTTCTTGATGGTCCCGAGCTTGAGACTGATTTTTATAATTTTACCGCACTCAATATTCCGCAAGATCATCCAGCACGTGATATGTATGATACCTTCTGGACTGATTTACCAGGCCATTTGTTGCGTACGCATACCTCTAACGTGCAGGTACGAGCAATGCAAAGCAAAGAGCTTCCATTGGCGGCGATTGTGCCAGGACGAACCTATCGACATGAAGCGGTTGATGCCTCTCATGACTTTATGTTTATGCAGTGTGAAGGTTTTTACGTTGATAAAAATGTTAATCTTTCACATTTGTTTGCGACCGCTCAGGCATTCTTAAAAGCACTTTTCAAAAAAAATGAACTTGATATTCGCATTCGACCAGGATTTTTCCCCTTTGTTGAACCTGGTATAGAAATCGATATGCGATGTGTTTTTTGCACTTCCGGTTGTTCAGTATGCAAGCGCTCAACCTGGATTGAAGTATTCCCATGCGGCATGATCCACCCCAATGTCTTAAGAGCCGGTGGTATTGATCCAGATGTGTATTCTGGATTTGCTTTTGGGTTTGGACTGACAAGGCTTGCCATGCTTTCGTATGGAATTGATGACATTCGCCATGTGTATGGAGGGAAGCTGAAATTTCTTGAGCAGTTTTAA
- a CDS encoding type II toxin-antitoxin system PemK/MazF family toxin: MRTIVIYNQFDVVIVPFPFTDQNNLKRRPALVISCASFNQQVQHAVMLMITSARNAPWSGDVNIEDLQATGLEKPSVIRMKFFTLDNRLILRKSGLLGLQDRQALVKSINQLMNVKVFELE; encoded by the coding sequence ATGAGGACTATCGTGATTTATAATCAGTTTGATGTGGTGATTGTTCCATTCCCCTTTACTGATCAAAATAATCTTAAACGTCGACCAGCACTTGTCATATCTTGCGCATCATTTAATCAACAAGTTCAGCATGCTGTCATGTTGATGATTACCAGTGCGCGTAATGCACCTTGGTCAGGTGATGTAAATATTGAAGATCTTCAGGCAACTGGACTTGAAAAGCCATCGGTTATTCGTATGAAATTTTTTACGCTGGATAATCGTCTTATTTTAAGAAAATCTGGGTTACTTGGATTGCAAGATAGACAAGCTCTCGTGAAATCGATTAATCAATTAATGAATGTAAAAGTATTTGAGTTAGAATAG
- a CDS encoding leucine-rich repeat domain-containing protein — protein MNVLKNVFKSLLSIVVLLASTQLQANISPLAFKEIFKHFKPGYELYAPNIGCAALKNGTIDAIRFYNVIPGSQDSQGRRLYIQDKALKNDPFVELAILLFPSPAGQLTAMTSHGQNIGAQLTVYDIAAMLNFCARIRAAICTMKANKGLKGNQLGKKIKRAFAHLCEALDIANNRNLRKEIKKHKKLYLYANNTLETYFKWLKIPDRFLNDIPHAQVLLKLLYRCIEIEERDDRRQVFRENPNKHKCFDFYCDNSFYPKYTPEMLLNAFFCLKFGSEEIQTLIQNLDEQLVDHQAMFEYGLIDQGNLEDAAKKSPDQATLDDLWVIQNRDLIDAVIPYARQCVPVNNGLACGYDRVNNQLLENRTYPDCTETTIRHLCNLVLYNKQTKHWDVEHALKKISDVQTYDNLEAFYQIQKPEQANSGEAAVRNAWSKVVNNLDGNIRYNKKFLPPSIKNDNDHDNEISSGLVNIMRLLNIVFELGLESEPVYHNDNQYEQAVTQWATSGLETFFKTLAPEKQNVAIQIYNVATYTAADHRKDCSAIITVQVEQDFKFVMSISSGHAQFDSITTLVQVSQDKIASCAQQHDHRLQYSGEQILLLNAATKDYATTPLHKLFSINVIDSAAIITMLKQLHLMLVSNHITDARAALILQNALQRFLWQDLQMSRNIQTILSDLFSLRNNEIRAVLSKEVKVIGGNKWLNNCFNNNFNNNFSDLLKFFTALESIDLSWSGIKSIQISGTCPNLKKLDLSHTPNIESLTLSGSFNALESIDLSWSGIKALEISGTCSNLKNLNLRSTQNLKSVTLSSSLNALASIYLSYSRIKALEISGTCPNLKQLYLDKTQNLESLTLSGSLNALEKITLWGSEITELILDKNSFPKLKTDDPRIKLIDKKRKRDEKDNFEEEISKENKLVKLADAEQPVGQNNANDEIMDN, from the coding sequence ATGAACGTGTTAAAAAATGTATTCAAATCATTGTTGAGCATTGTGGTATTGCTGGCAAGCACGCAGCTCCAAGCAAACATTTCACCCTTAGCGTTTAAAGAAATCTTTAAACACTTCAAGCCAGGCTACGAACTGTATGCACCCAACATTGGTTGCGCGGCACTCAAGAACGGTACGATTGATGCAATTCGTTTTTACAACGTCATCCCTGGGTCGCAAGATTCGCAAGGGCGTCGTCTGTACATTCAGGATAAAGCGCTTAAAAACGACCCGTTTGTTGAACTGGCAATTCTACTCTTTCCATCGCCTGCTGGCCAGCTCACTGCCATGACCAGTCATGGTCAAAACATTGGTGCACAATTAACAGTGTATGACATTGCGGCAATGTTGAATTTTTGTGCAAGGATTAGAGCTGCTATTTGTACCATGAAAGCGAATAAGGGCCTTAAAGGAAATCAACTCGGTAAAAAAATCAAAAGAGCATTTGCCCATTTATGTGAAGCTCTCGATATAGCAAATAACAGAAATCTTCGCAAAGAAATCAAGAAACACAAAAAACTTTATTTGTATGCAAACAATACCCTTGAAACTTACTTTAAATGGCTTAAAATTCCCGATCGTTTTTTGAATGACATCCCTCATGCTCAGGTGCTTTTGAAACTTTTGTATCGCTGTATTGAAATTGAAGAACGTGATGATCGACGCCAAGTATTCAGAGAAAACCCCAATAAGCATAAATGCTTTGATTTTTATTGTGATAACTCTTTTTATCCCAAGTACACACCCGAAATGCTCCTCAACGCATTCTTTTGTTTAAAATTCGGTTCAGAGGAAATTCAGACCTTGATCCAAAATTTAGATGAACAGCTTGTTGATCATCAAGCAATGTTTGAATATGGTTTGATTGATCAAGGCAATCTTGAGGATGCGGCGAAAAAATCTCCCGATCAAGCAACCCTTGATGACCTCTGGGTCATTCAAAACCGCGACTTGATTGACGCTGTCATTCCGTATGCACGCCAGTGCGTACCGGTGAACAATGGTCTTGCCTGTGGTTATGACCGAGTAAACAATCAGCTCCTTGAAAACAGAACATACCCCGATTGCACCGAGACAACCATTCGTCACTTGTGCAATTTGGTTTTATACAACAAGCAGACCAAGCATTGGGATGTAGAGCATGCTCTGAAAAAAATTAGTGATGTGCAAACATACGATAACCTCGAAGCATTTTATCAAATTCAAAAACCTGAACAAGCAAACTCTGGTGAAGCTGCCGTGCGTAATGCGTGGAGCAAGGTCGTAAACAATCTTGATGGCAATATTCGGTACAACAAAAAGTTTTTGCCACCATCGATAAAAAATGACAATGATCATGATAATGAAATTAGCTCCGGCCTTGTTAATATCATGCGCCTGCTCAACATCGTTTTTGAACTCGGTCTTGAGTCAGAACCTGTGTATCACAATGACAATCAGTACGAACAGGCGGTAACACAATGGGCAACCTCGGGACTTGAAACTTTTTTCAAAACACTCGCTCCTGAAAAACAAAATGTAGCCATTCAAATCTATAACGTTGCAACGTACACTGCAGCCGATCATCGCAAAGATTGCTCTGCAATAATAACCGTACAGGTTGAACAAGATTTTAAATTTGTCATGAGCATTAGCTCTGGCCATGCACAATTTGACTCGATTACCACGCTAGTCCAAGTAAGCCAAGACAAAATTGCTTCGTGTGCACAACAGCATGATCATAGGTTGCAATATTCAGGTGAGCAGATTTTGTTGTTGAATGCTGCAACAAAAGATTATGCCACAACACCCTTGCACAAGCTTTTTTCAATAAATGTCATTGATAGCGCTGCAATCATCACCATGCTGAAACAATTGCACCTGATGCTTGTAAGTAACCACATTACTGACGCCCGTGCAGCTTTGATTTTACAAAACGCACTGCAACGCTTCTTGTGGCAAGATTTGCAGATGAGCCGTAACATTCAGACTATTTTGAGCGATTTATTCAGCCTGAGGAATAACGAAATTCGTGCTGTTTTAAGTAAAGAAGTCAAAGTAATTGGTGGCAATAAATGGTTAAACAATTGTTTCAACAATAATTTCAACAATAATTTTAGTGATTTATTAAAATTTTTTACAGCCCTTGAAAGCATCGACCTTTCTTGGTCAGGAATCAAATCTATACAAATCTCTGGAACCTGCCCTAACCTAAAAAAACTCGACCTTTCTCACACACCAAACATTGAATCGCTTACGCTTTCAGGATCCTTTAATGCCCTTGAAAGCATCGACCTTTCTTGGTCAGGAATCAAAGCCTTAGAAATTTCTGGCACTTGCTCTAACCTAAAAAATCTCAACCTGAGATCTACACAAAACCTTAAATCGGTTACTCTTTCGAGCTCACTCAATGCCCTTGCAAGCATCTACCTTTCTTACTCAAGAATCAAAGCCTTAGAAATTTCTGGAACCTGCCCTAACCTCAAACAACTCTACCTGGACAAAACACAAAACCTTGAATCGCTTACACTCTCTGGATCATTAAATGCACTTGAAAAAATTACACTTTGGGGCTCAGAAATCACAGAATTAATTTTGGATAAAAATTCGTTTCCAAAACTCAAAACAGATGACCCTCGAATCAAGCTGATTGATAAAAAAAGAAAGCGTGATGAAAAGGACAACTTTGAAGAAGAAATTAGCAAAGAGAACAAGCTCGTCAAACTTGCTGATGCTGAACAACCAGTTGGCCAAAATAATGCAAACGACGAAATTATGGATAATTGA
- a CDS encoding type II toxin-antitoxin system PrlF family antitoxin yields MKRSTVTSKFQATIPQEIRKILDIQSGDKILFEILPDNQVVIRKEKRFDRMYAESLQATLEEWNSQNDDEDYRDL; encoded by the coding sequence ATGAAGCGTTCAACTGTCACCTCTAAATTTCAAGCAACTATTCCTCAGGAGATAAGAAAGATTCTTGATATTCAGTCTGGGGATAAGATTCTTTTTGAGATATTGCCTGATAATCAGGTGGTAATAAGAAAAGAGAAGCGCTTTGACCGCATGTATGCGGAATCATTGCAGGCCACGCTTGAAGAGTGGAACTCCCAAAATGATGATGAGGACTATCGTGATTTATAA
- a CDS encoding bifunctional oligoribonuclease/PAP phosphatase NrnA, translating into METRVDQIHTAISRAWILIQQAQKITLLTHRKPDADGISACAALSSIFEKMGKQVEAIYLDEPEFPLKRSPSNILIGHHSQVPDLLIACDTANYDRLYFPDIFRAISLINIDHHVSNRLQGVCNIIDTTVSSTCELLYDLLCVWDKTVIDTHVAECLMMGILYDSQVFHTQATTPKTLRVAGELIELGANLFQLKTELLCNKSPDVITLWGEILLRIQISPTGNAAWVGITQQDLKKHNLTLTSLLGFSNFLWEISGVDITLVFYEMESGETKVSLRSKKSDVNELASRFGGGGHKNASGILSNRPIYEFMRDVTKNL; encoded by the coding sequence ATGGAAACTAGAGTTGACCAAATTCATACGGCAATATCACGTGCATGGATATTGATACAGCAGGCACAAAAAATTACGCTCCTGACGCATCGAAAACCAGATGCTGATGGAATATCTGCATGTGCGGCACTTTCATCTATTTTTGAAAAGATGGGCAAACAGGTTGAGGCTATTTATCTGGATGAGCCTGAGTTTCCACTTAAACGATCTCCTTCTAATATTTTAATTGGACATCACAGTCAGGTACCCGATTTACTCATAGCATGTGATACGGCTAATTATGATCGGCTTTATTTTCCAGATATTTTCCGAGCAATTTCTTTAATTAACATAGATCATCATGTAAGTAATCGCTTACAAGGTGTCTGTAATATTATTGATACAACCGTTTCAAGTACCTGTGAACTTCTTTATGATCTTTTGTGCGTGTGGGATAAAACTGTTATTGATACGCATGTTGCAGAGTGTTTGATGATGGGCATTCTCTATGACAGCCAAGTTTTTCACACACAGGCGACGACCCCCAAAACATTGCGTGTTGCCGGAGAGCTCATTGAGCTTGGTGCAAATTTGTTTCAACTCAAAACAGAATTGCTCTGTAACAAGAGTCCAGATGTTATTACGTTGTGGGGCGAAATATTGCTGCGCATTCAGATTTCACCAACAGGTAATGCTGCATGGGTCGGCATTACCCAACAAGATCTTAAAAAGCACAACTTAACGCTTACGTCATTACTTGGATTCAGTAATTTTTTATGGGAAATTAGTGGCGTTGATATTACACTCGTTTTCTATGAGATGGAGTCCGGCGAAACTAAAGTTTCATTGCGATCTAAGAAAAGTGACGTGAATGAGCTAGCATCGCGCTTTGGTGGTGGTGGCCACAAAAATGCTTCCGGTATTTTGAGTAATCGACCAATTTATGAATTCATGCGAGATGTTACAAAAAATTTGTAA
- the galU gene encoding UTP--glucose-1-phosphate uridylyltransferase GalU: MITKAIIPAGGLGTRFLPATKTTPKEMLPLLDKPAIQYIVEEGIKSGIKHFIVVTGKNKSGIEDHFDSAPDLELHLKAKHKEELLEGISKIINAADFTYVRQREPLGLGHAVWTARHLVGKEPVAVFLPDDIINNNIACMGQLIQVSLQEKCNVVAVQEVPMEQVSNYGVIAVRRQFSPNLFQVKELVEKPSIADAPSNLAIVGRYVLSPSIFPILEEQRHGIGGEIQLTDAIQSLLLSGEKVFAYKIQGTRYDIGNPMGLLKANIELALRHPKYGQEILDYLKTVDREFVLMQGKADQLSKVRNSIL; this comes from the coding sequence ATGATTACAAAGGCAATAATTCCAGCAGGAGGTCTTGGCACGCGATTTTTGCCAGCAACAAAAACAACGCCAAAAGAGATGCTGCCGCTGCTCGATAAGCCAGCGATTCAGTATATTGTCGAGGAAGGTATCAAGTCTGGAATCAAGCACTTTATTGTGGTGACTGGTAAAAATAAAAGTGGTATTGAAGATCACTTTGACTCGGCGCCTGACCTTGAGCTTCACCTCAAAGCAAAACACAAAGAAGAGCTTCTTGAGGGCATTTCAAAAATTATTAATGCGGCTGACTTTACTTATGTTCGTCAGCGAGAGCCTCTCGGGCTTGGTCATGCGGTTTGGACTGCGCGGCACTTAGTCGGTAAAGAACCGGTAGCAGTTTTTCTGCCCGATGACATTATCAACAATAATATTGCCTGTATGGGGCAACTCATTCAGGTGTCGCTACAAGAAAAATGTAATGTGGTTGCCGTACAAGAAGTTCCCATGGAACAGGTTTCAAATTATGGTGTTATTGCAGTGCGTCGTCAGTTTTCACCAAATCTTTTTCAAGTTAAAGAGCTTGTTGAAAAACCTTCAATTGCAGATGCACCATCAAATCTTGCTATTGTTGGCCGCTATGTTCTTTCGCCATCAATATTTCCTATTCTTGAAGAGCAGCGACATGGTATTGGAGGAGAGATTCAGCTGACCGATGCAATTCAAAGCCTATTACTTTCAGGTGAGAAAGTATTTGCGTATAAAATTCAAGGCACTCGTTACGATATTGGTAATCCAATGGGTCTGCTTAAAGCAAACATTGAATTAGCATTGCGGCATCCAAAATATGGTCAAGAGATACTCGATTATTTAAAAACGGTTGATCGTGAATTTGTTTTGATGCAAGGGAAAGCTGATCAGCTCAGCAAAGTGCGTAACAGTATTTTGTAA
- a CDS encoding leucine-rich repeat domain-containing protein, whose protein sequence is MMKFVRLFLNSLVLTTLALSMSLQANISPLAFKEIFEHFKPGYELYAPNIGCAALKNGTVDAIRFYNVIPGPQDSQGRRLYIQDKALKNDPFAALAILLFPSPAGQLTAMTSHSQSIGAQLSVQDVATLLNFCAKVRAAVKNGKAHDKTGNEFGKNIRNILKTCSQSCQDQDKNYFVNFIENNKQFAPEGYPHSQDLLVSLCKCIELEERDDRRQKKCATYKDQEKFKRHFEKYHEATFYPKYTPEMLLNAFFCLKFGSEEIQTLIQNLDEQLVDHQVMFENGLIDANNLKAAVQKSSDQATLDDLWVIQNRDLIDAVIPYARQCKPVNNGLACGYDRATNQLLENKKYPDCTETTIRHLCNLALYNKQTKHWDVEHALKKISDMQTHDNLEAFYQLQKPEQANSGEAAVRNAWSKVVNNLDANIRYNQKYLAQSNHNDNEVDTGLVNIMRVLNTVFNLGLESEPMYQDDNQYAQAVTEWATTGLKTFFKTLAPEKQNISIEIDNVATYTASDNRKDCSAKVTVQVEQDFNFVMGVEFDHAKFDSITTLAPERVQVSQDKTASCAQYHAHTLQHSGEQILLLSAATKNFITTPLHTLFSINVIDSATIITMLKQLHVMLTGNHINYARAALILQNALQRFLWQDLQISSNIQPVLRNLYDLNNDEIRSVLSKEVKTIIGDKWLSDFFNNSFDDASQFFTALEAIDLSSSGIKALEISGTCPNLKKLNLSNTQNLESVKLSGSLNELEEITLSDSEIKTIEISENVCPNLKKLNLYNTQNLESVTLSGSLNALKTIDLSKSRIQSLEISGNTRPNLKNLYLYKTQNLESLTLSGSLNALKTIDLGFSGIRTLEISGTCPNLKKLYLFEIPNLKSVTLSGSLNQLETIDLDCSRIRTLEISGTCPNLKKLYLSHTPNIESLTLSGSFNALEEITLWGSGVKELVLDKNLFPKLKTYDPRIKFIDKKRKRDEEDNFEEEIGKENKHFKFVEIEDAELIEIKETNLIEVEASERNNTNNEIADQQINWCNLI, encoded by the coding sequence ATGATGAAATTTGTACGTTTATTTTTAAATTCACTTGTTCTTACAACACTTGCCCTGAGCATGAGCTTGCAGGCAAACATTTCACCCTTAGCGTTTAAAGAAATTTTTGAACACTTCAAGCCCGGCTATGAGCTGTATGCGCCAAACATTGGTTGCGCAGCGCTCAAGAACGGTACCGTTGATGCGATCCGTTTTTACAACGTCATCCCTGGGCCGCAAGATTCGCAAGGGCGTCGTCTGTACATTCAGGATAAAGCGCTTAAAAACGACCCGTTTGCTGCGCTGGCAATTTTACTCTTTCCATCGCCGGCCGGACAATTAACTGCCATGACCAGTCATAGCCAAAGCATTGGTGCACAGTTGAGCGTGCAAGATGTTGCTACGCTTTTGAACTTTTGTGCAAAGGTAAGAGCCGCAGTAAAAAACGGTAAAGCACATGACAAGACCGGGAATGAATTTGGTAAAAATATCAGAAATATTTTAAAAACGTGCTCGCAATCTTGCCAAGATCAGGACAAAAATTATTTTGTAAATTTTATTGAGAACAACAAACAATTTGCCCCTGAAGGATACCCCCATAGCCAAGATCTTTTGGTTTCGTTATGCAAATGTATAGAGCTGGAAGAGCGAGATGATCGAAGACAAAAAAAATGTGCCACATATAAAGATCAAGAAAAGTTTAAACGCCATTTTGAAAAATATCATGAAGCAACATTTTATCCCAAGTACACACCAGAAATGCTCCTCAACGCTTTCTTTTGTTTAAAATTTGGTTCAGAAGAAATTCAGACCTTGATCCAAAATTTAGATGAACAGCTTGTTGACCATCAAGTAATGTTCGAAAATGGATTGATTGATGCAAATAATCTTAAGGCTGCAGTGCAAAAATCTTCTGATCAGGCAACTCTTGATGACCTCTGGGTCATCCAAAACCGCGACTTAATTGATGCTGTTATTCCCTATGCACGCCAGTGCAAGCCGGTCAACAATGGCTTGGCATGCGGTTATGACCGTGCAACCAATCAGTTACTTGAAAACAAAAAATACCCAGACTGCACCGAGACAACCATTCGTCACCTGTGTAATTTAGCTTTGTACAACAAGCAAACCAAGCATTGGGATGTAGAGCATGCTCTGAAAAAAATTAGTGATATGCAAACACACGATAACCTTGAAGCGTTTTATCAGCTTCAAAAACCTGAACAGGCAAACTCTGGTGAGGCTGCCGTGCGTAACGCTTGGAGTAAGGTGGTAAACAATCTTGATGCCAACATTCGGTACAATCAAAAATATCTTGCTCAGAGTAACCACAACGATAATGAGGTCGACACTGGCCTTGTTAACATCATGCGCGTGCTCAATACCGTTTTTAATCTCGGTCTTGAATCAGAGCCTATGTATCAAGATGACAATCAGTACGCTCAAGCAGTAACAGAGTGGGCAACTACCGGACTTAAAACTTTTTTCAAAACCCTCGCTCCTGAAAAACAAAATATTTCTATTGAAATTGATAACGTTGCAACCTATACCGCAAGCGATAATCGCAAAGATTGTTCTGCAAAAGTCACTGTACAAGTTGAGCAAGATTTTAATTTTGTCATGGGCGTTGAGTTTGATCATGCAAAATTTGATTCGATTACCACGCTTGCTCCTGAAAGAGTTCAAGTAAGCCAAGACAAAACTGCTTCATGTGCACAATACCATGCTCATACGTTGCAACATTCAGGTGAACAAATTTTGTTGTTGAGTGCTGCAACCAAAAATTTTATAACAACACCACTGCACACGCTTTTTTCGATAAATGTCATTGATAGCGCTACCATCATCACCATGCTCAAACAATTGCACGTGATGCTTACAGGCAACCACATTAATTACGCACGTGCAGCTTTGATTTTACAAAACGCACTGCAGCGCTTCTTATGGCAAGATTTGCAGATAAGTTCGAATATTCAACCCGTATTGAGAAATTTATATGACCTTAATAATGACGAAATTCGTTCTGTCTTAAGTAAAGAAGTAAAAACAATTATTGGCGATAAATGGCTATCCGATTTTTTCAATAATAGTTTTGATGATGCATCACAATTTTTTACAGCCCTTGAAGCAATCGACCTTAGTAGCTCAGGAATCAAAGCCTTAGAAATTTCTGGAACCTGCCCTAACCTCAAAAAACTCAACCTGAGTAATACACAAAACCTTGAATCAGTTAAGCTCTCTGGATCATTAAATGAACTTGAAGAAATTACACTTTCTGATTCAGAAATCAAAACCATAGAAATTTCTGAGAACGTTTGCCCTAACCTCAAAAAACTCAACCTGTATAATACACAAAACCTTGAATCAGTTACTCTTTCGGGATCCTTAAATGCGCTTAAAACGATTGACCTAAGCAAATCACGAATCCAAAGTCTAGAAATTTCTGGTAACACCCGCCCTAACCTAAAAAATCTCTATCTTTATAAAACACAAAATCTTGAATCGCTTACGCTTTCAGGCTCACTCAATGCGCTTAAAACAATTGACCTTGGTTTCTCAGGAATCAGAACTCTAGAAATATCTGGCACCTGCCCTAACCTAAAAAAGCTCTACCTTTTTGAAATACCAAATCTTAAATCGGTTACTCTTTCAGGATCATTAAATCAACTTGAAACAATTGACCTTGATTGCTCAAGAATCAGAACTCTAGAAATATCTGGCACCTGCCCTAACCTAAAAAAGCTCTACCTTTCTCACACACCAAACATTGAATCGCTTACGCTTTCAGGATCATTCAATGCACTTGAAGAAATTACACTTTGGGGCTCAGGAGTCAAAGAATTAGTTTTGGATAAAAATTTGTTTCCAAAACTCAAAACATATGACCCTCGAATCAAGTTCATTGATAAAAAAAGAAAGCGTGATGAAGAGGATAATTTTGAAGAAGAAATTGGGAAAGAAAATAAACATTTTAAGTTTGTTGAAATCGAAGATGCTGAACTTATTGAAATCAAAGAAACAAATCTCATTGAAGTCGAAGCATCTGAACGGAATAATACCAATAATGAAATAGCTGACCAGCAGATTAATTGGTGCAATCTGATATAA